Below is a genomic region from Criblamydia sequanensis CRIB-18.
GACTCCGGAACTTTAATTTTTCTTAACCTTTAAAAGAATATTGTATTAAATTTATACCCATTAGGAAATTAAAAAAGATCAAAGGGCATCCCGTATGAAATTCATCATTGCGACTCAAGAGCTAAGCTATCTTCTTAGCAAAATTTTGAATGTGGTCTCACCTAAAGCTACGATTCCCATTCTTGCCAACATCCTTATCGAGGCGCAAGGAAATGAAATATGTCTTTCGGCAACCGATTTGACAGTTGGAGTTCGCTGCAAGACAGAGGCGAAAGTGTTAAAGGAAGGGGCCACAACTTTACCTGCAAAGCGCTTCTCTCAGCTTATCAAAGAATTAAAAAGTGTCAACGTTGAAATTTCAACCAATGAAAATGACGTCACAGAAATACTTTCCGACTCTTCCCGTTTTAAACTTTTTGGAATGAATAAAAGCGAATTCCCGCAGCTTCCCGACCTTGGAAATGCTAAAAAAATATCCATCCAAGAAAAAGATTTAAAGGAAATGCTTTATCGGACTTCTTTTGCTGTGTCGCGCGAGGATAACCGTTATGTGTTAACCGGGGTCTGCCTTAATGTGGAAAATGGCAGGGCTACTTTTGTTGGCACCGATGGAAAGAGACTCTCCAGGACTTTTCTTAGCTTGCCTGCTGATTTGTCCTTCAAAGGAAGCTATATTATTCCCCTGAAAGCCGTGGAAGAAATCCAAAAATGCCTAAAAGATGAAGGGGAAGCGTCCCTCTATCTGATGGAAGATAAAATTGCGGTTCATTCAGAAGACACGATGATTGTCTCGAAACTTTTAAGCGGAGAGTATCCCGATGTAGACCGTGTTATCCCTGAAAATCCGGAAACTGTTGTCACCTTGGATCGGGAAGAGCTTATGACTCTCTTAAGACAAGTGTCTCTTTTTACAGCGGATACAAGCCACTCAGTTAGGTTCTCTTTTACAAAAGGCGAGCTTAAGCTGACAGCCAATACCATGGATATAGGCGAAGGCCTTGTCAAGATGCCTGTTAATTATCATGGAGCAAAGCTTGAAATTGCTTTTAATCCGAATTATTTTATGGACATTTTAAGACACAATAAGAGCCATCTTGTAACGATGGGAATTACAGATTCGTTTAACCCGGGTGTGATTAAAGAGCTTATGGAAGCGCAAGAAAAACCTGAAAAGAAAGAAGAATCAGCGGTTTTTGTCTTGATGCCTATGAGACTTGGTGAAGAATAAGCTTAAAAATTGATTAGAGGCTCTTTAAAATGAGCCTCTTTCTTACCTTAAAAACATATGCATTTAAAATCCCTTCGCCTTTATCAGTTTCGCTCCTTTCAAGACCTTTGCTTGGATTTTTCAAGTGAAATAAACGGGCTTTACGGAAAGAATGCCTCAGGAAAGACAACCATCCTTGAAGCTATTTATTTCCTATCCTCGGGACGCTCTTTTAGAACGTCTTCTTTAGAAGATCTCATCAAAGATGGAAAACAAGAGTTTCATATAGAAGCAGCCTTTGTTAAACATGGTGTAGACCATATTTTAAAAGTGTCTTGGAGTAAAAGCCAAAGAAAAATTGTTTATAATAGAACGGAAAGCCATAACTTCGGATCTCTTTTCGGGCTTTTTCTCTCAATCCCGCTTATACCGGAAGATATAGACCTTATTAAAGGCCAGCCTCAGCAAAGACGCCACTATATCGATTTAGTGATTGCCAAACTTGATCCTCTATATGTCAGGCATAGTTTTCGTTTTGAAAGAGCGATGAGACAGAGAAACGCTCTTCTAAAAGCAAAGGAATTTTCCATAATCGAAGGGTTTGAAAGGGAAATGGCAAAATCAAGCAGTTATATTGTTCAAAAGCGCTATGAAGTAATTGCCGAATTAAGCCAAACCCTTTCCTCAATGTACCCGCGATTTGGAGAAAAGACTGAAAAAATAAATCTTAAATATGAAACCCGATTTTCGCTTGAAGAAACGCATGAGGAGCATCATTTTCAGCAATTTGTAAAGGATAGACATAAAGACGCTTATCATGGAGTGACCTCAAGCGGGCCTCATAGAGATGATCTAATTCTTGAAATAAATGAAAAAAAAGCGAAGTTTTTTGGTAGCGAAGGACAAAAAAGAAGTGTGGCAGCAAGCTTAAAGCTTGCGGAATATGAAATGATGAGAGCCTCTCACGGGGTAAGTCCCATTTTGCTTCTAGACGATATAGGCCTTGGCTTTGATGCTCTTAGAAAAAAGAGGTTTTTTTCATTAATTAGAGAGCCTGCTAAAGATAGTAAAACACCGCAGATTCTTCTTTCAAGCGCTGAAATTCCCGAGGTCGAAGAGAGGGAAAAGGGTCATTTTATTAATTTAGAAGCGCTATCGAGGTAGGCTTATTCATCGCCTAGGGAGAGCTTTCCAAAGGAGGTTACTTTAAAGCAGAGCCTTCCGTCTAAAGAACCTACCGAGACCATGCCGGCAGAAAATAAGTGTTCAAAAATCCATTCCTGGACAAAGAGCTTTTCTTCTGTAGAGTATTGAGGGATCTGAAAGGCTGATTTCTTACCTTTTTTAGAAGAGACAGGTGCATCTTTTACTCCGATAGGCCCTCTCAGTCCCGCAAAAAAATCATCAAAATAAACCCAATCCAAGTGAAGAATATTTTTAAGGCTTTTTTCGACTTCCCTTGCGTCTCTATCTGTAAACCTGGAATCATTTTGCTTTGTTCTCAAAGAGCCGATAGCATGAAGATAAAGAGCCATGGATTGGCTTGGAGAATTCTGTTTAAGAAAATCGACCCCATGTTTTGTCAATATAAGCTCGGAAGGGTTTTTTTTAAAAAGATTCATTGAGGAGAGTTTTTCAACCACCTTACTAAAATTTAAAAGAGGAGGAAAAAGAGTAGAGGCTTTGGCAAAGCAAATACTTGAGGTATCAAAAGCCTTAGTCAAGCACTGAACGACACACCCTAAAAAGCCGAATTCATTATCAAATATTTTTTCTATTTCTTGGGGGTTGGATATTGAGCTGCACTCTGTACGATCAATAAATTCAAGATAAGATTTCCACTCAGAGAAGGGAGTTACGAACTCTTCCCACTGATCCTTTACCGGTTTATAAATTAGAAAAGCCGCAAAATGAAATTCCAGTTTAAGAAGAGCTTCTGCAAACTGCTCTTTTGTGAGTTTGAATTTTTCTCTTAGAAGAGAGGCCTTAACGATATAACCCGGTGTCTTGAAGACTTCTTGGATAATATCATTTAAAAGAGGCTCTTCAAGCTGCAATTCCTGGAGGTACTTTTGATAAATCTTAGGGGAAGCAAAGGTTTTTTCCTGGATGGCTTCAAAAAAACCGTTGGCGGTTTTTGGGATTTGATACCAGTTTGGAAGGACGTTTAACGGTAATTGGTTTAAAAGGGATTGGACGTAATCAAGGTTAGGCTCAAAAGTTTCCGATAATCTTTCTATTTGGATTTCATAATATTTTCTTAGGTCTTTATCAACAATAATGGTCTTATCATTTAAATCTAAAAGCTTGATTTCCTTTAGCCGAAGAAGAAAGGGGTGGATTTCCGATTCGCTAATGGCGAAAATTGAAGTTAGTTCATCGATATTAAATTTTAGAGAGTTGTAAATAATTTCTTTTAAAATATCTGCTTCAAATAAGGTGAGGCTTGATAAAAAAACTCGGCTTTCAATGTCTTTTTTATAGTTATAGTCTGAGAGTTCGATTTTATTCTTCTTCGGAGGTGACAAAAATGACATTTTTAGACCTTTGTATTACTAAATTTTTATTTAAATAAAAATTTACTGTTTGTTTTATAAAAAACAAGTTATGTGACAAAATATTTTATTAAATACTCTTAAAGAGTTTATTGATTATTTTATTTTGATGCAACTAATGTATTTGTAATATGGTAATTATTAGTATTAATTTTAAAAAGAAAGGGATTTTTTTATAAAAATACTCTTTAGCGGGTGTAAAGATAATAATTTTCATCTATAATAAAGAAATAGTGAAAAAAGTTCAGGTTGGCTTTACCGGAGGAACTCTATAAATGGGTATTGAAGGTCCAAAAAAAAATCTTTTTAACCCGCTTCACCAAAGACCGGCGGGTCAAAAAATAGACCCGGCTTTCATAAAAAAAGAAGACATGCCAAGCTCTTCCGGGGAATCTGTTCCTAAAAAAAATCTTTTTAATAAAACCAACAAAGTGGAAATATTGCGTGTTGCGGCAAGTATAGGCTTTGAAAGGGAGAGATTGCCGGAATCAATCTTATTTCCCTGGCTTCTAAATGATAAAAAAACAAGAAATGAAGCTGTAAACTTGCTCTCGCGTATTATCGGGGATAGAAAGAATAGAGGTCGTAATGAAAAGTAAAGCAACACAGGAAGCTGAAGTCTTTGATGAAGAGTATGACGGTCTAATTGAAAAACTTGCAAAGGCGATGGTTGAAAATCTCGAATCTACTTATTCAAATGAGTATGAGCCTTTTGAAAGTTATAGAAATCGAGTCCAGCTGAAGTTTTTTAAAGATATTCAAAATTTTTGCAAGAAGTTTAAATCAGGTCATCAAACTCTTCTTGAAGAAGTTGAAAAAGAAAACCCTGCTTCCAAGAAAAAATAACGCCTAATTCTTCCTGGAGTTCCTAATGGAAAATATAGAAGAATTTGAAATACCGGAAGAAGTTGTCGAGAAATTAAAAAACCCTGAAGTGATACAAAAACACGTAGAAGATGGGAAAACCTTTCAGGAAATTCTAGAATTCAGCGCTGAAAAAATGGAAAAATTTTATCAGCATGCTAAATTTCTTTTCGATCAAAGCAAATATAAAGAAGCCTCTGAAGCTTTTACCTTTTTAACTACCCTTAACCCGCTTATACCTAATTATTGGATTGGACTTGGGCTTTCCGAGCTTAGTCAAGAAGAATACCATGGGGGGCTTCTTAGCTTAGCTATGGCTATAATGAGCGATGTGGCAAACCCTTTACCTCATTATTATACAGCTTTATGCTATCGGGCACTCCTTCAACCTGAAAGCGCTCTACTTTCTTTAGATTTAGCTCTTATGCATGCAGAGGAGGATGAAGATCTACATAAAAGAGCAACTCTCCTTAAGGAAAAGATATTCGAAGAAAAAAGAAAGAAAAGAGAATCCTCTTAATTTTCTAATAAGTTGCGAGAGGTCATCCAAACTTCAAGGTTTGGAAAAAGTCCATCCAAAGAAAAAATTCCCTTTAAAGCTTCCTCATAGTTTGGAAAGAGCATTAAGCTTGTGGCAATAGCATCGGCTGCCATGCAGGAATTTGCTTTAACGGTCACAGAGCATAAAGACGCAGGTGTAATGGCAAGGGGTTGTGCGGTTTTTGGATCAATCACATGGCAAAGTTTTAGCTCTTTGCCATTATCGGTTTTTAGAGTCCAATATTGCAAATAATCACCGCTTGTTGCCAAAGCATCCCCATCATTTAGATTAATAAAAGCTATAGCTTGATTTGGATTTGAGTCGTCAAGCTTAGCTATAAAAACACGCCAGGGCCTGCCGCTTGGATGTTGGCCTTTCACCTTGATTTCTCCACCCCATTCAACATAAAAGTTATTAAGCCCAAGTTCTTGAAAGCGGTCTACCAATAAATCGACGGCAAAGCCTTTTGCGATACCGCCAAGATCTATTCTCGTTAAGCTGCTATCTTTATAAATAAAATCTCCGTCAAGATGAATTTTATCCCAACCGAGGCCTCTTGAAAATAAAGTAAGCGTGTCCCTATCGGGAAGTTGATGATTATTTAATGATTCTTTCCAAATGTCTTGAATGGATTCAATCGTCGGATCAAACTTATTTTCCGTAAGTTCAACAAAAAGCGAGGTTGTTTTAAGAAAAGAGGAAAGCTTTTTAGAAATAGGCTGTCTTTCGTTTTTTTGAAGATCGTTGATTTTTGAAAGTTCCGAGTCCTTATTCCATTTGTTATAGAGAGAATCAATTTCATCAAAAGTTTCACTAAGCCTTTTTTTTAATCCCTCAAGATTTTTTTCACTCAATTCTTCAATAATAATTTTATAAGGCACTGTCATGGCAACGCCTGTTATTACCATCACTTCCGGTTCTTTAACTGGCCTATCGCAAGAGAAAAAAAGGGTTGCAAAAAGAAAAAAAGGTAGAATTTTTTTCATAAAGCTTTCTTCCTATTTGTTATGAAGGTGAAACCCTTTCAACGTGTTATGAATTAGCATGGCAATAGTCATGGGTCCAACTCCTCCGGGGACAGGAGTGATATGCTCGCATATAGGGTGGACGTTTGTAAAATCAACATCTCCAACAATCCGATACCCTTTTTTTGCTTGAGGGTCTTCTATGCGATTGATACCGACATCAATGACAGTGGCGCCTTCTTTTACCATATCGCTTGTGACAAAATTTGGCTTGCCGACGGCCGGGATAAGGATATCGGCTTCTCTTGTAATTTCTTTTAAGTTTTGTGAAAATCTATTAATTACCGTGACTGTGCAATTAAGGTTAGCTTCCCTTTGCATGAGAAGCGCAGCTAAAGGCTTTCCAACGACGATGGATCGTCCGATGATCACAACGTGTTTGCCGTTTATATTTCCGAGTGTTTCCTCAAGTAAAAGCTTAATTCCAAGGGGAGTGCAAGGGACAAATCCTGAAGTATCGCCAATTAATAATTTTCCCATATTGAGCGGATGAAATCCGTCGACATCCTTATTTGGATCAATAAAAGAAATGACTTTGTTTGAATCAATATGAGGGGGCAAAGGCAGCTGGACTAAAATCCCATCCACCAATGGGTCATTATTTAGTTTTTGAATTTCTAGAAGAAGATCTTTCTCGGAGATATTTTCAGGCAGGCTTCTTTTAAAGGAAAGCACCCCTACAACCTCGCAAGCCTTTATCTTACGATCGACGTAGATGGCTGAGGCCGGATCATTTCCGACAAGAACAACGGCAAGTCCAGGTTTTCGTAAAAGTAATTCTGAAACTGCAGTCTTAAAGCTCTGCAGGTAATTATGGCTTATAGTGCTGCCTTGAATGAGCATAAATTCAACTTCTTTTAATGGTTTAAATTAACTATTGTAGCGATCGCTTTTTTAGATTTCCTTAAGTTTTTTAAAGACTCATTTTTTCGCCTTGTAGTTTTTAGAAAGCCTTGCTAGATTTTGCCTCGTTTATCCAAGCAAAGGAAAAAAGATGCAGAAATCAGAATCTTTAGATGCTCAAAGAAGCCCGCAACCTTTTTTTGAGAAGAATAATCCTATAAATTTTGGAAAGTTGGTTGGAAGAGAGGTAAAAGACGATTCTAGGCTAGAAGAGCAAAATGAGTTTGTTAAAAATTTATTTCATCGAATTTTAAGTCTTGAAAGCGCCTTAAGCGCCTGCAAAGAATCCCATAAGAAAAAAATCGCCAAAATAAATTTTGAGTTGGAAAAGTCCTCCAGAACGCAGCAAATTAAAACAGCCGCTATTCAAGATTCCCTGGAAGATATAAAGGGGATTCTCAAGGGGTTAAATCAACAAATCAGACACTTGGAAAATGGTCCGGATCAAGTTTTTATGGACTCTATAAATGCTATGAATACCCTAAAAACTCAAGTTTCAATTCTCGAAAAGAACATAGCAAAGCGCTTAGAGGATTTAGAAAGCGAGGTTGAATATAATGCGAAAGAAACCTCAATTGCTTTTGATAAAATTTGTCTTACAAAAAGATATATCGAAAGTAGAACAGGGGAAGAGTTAAGCGAGAGCAATATAGGCAAACCTAATAAGATCAAAAAAATGAAAGCGGCTCTCTAAATTAAACTAATAAGTTTTTATTTTAACCACGAAGCCTTTAAGAATCGTTGCTTGAGTGCTCATGTTATATTCCTAAGGAAAAAAAGATGCAAAAAGTTGAACACGTAACTGTAGTCAGTCCACAACCTTGTTTTGAAAGAGAGGAATCTTCTAGCGGAAATTTGGAAGGAAGAAAAATTGAATATCTTTTTAAAGAAAATTTAAACAACAAAACAAATGACCATGTGATTTTCTTATTAGGTCTTATTATTGAACTCGGGAACTTACTAAAAGATGTTATCGAACGTCAAGAGAAAGAATCAGAGGAAATAAAATCTAAATTTGCAAAATCTTCTTTGGAAATAGCAAAACTCCAAATAAAATCGAACACTTTAGATAGCGAGCTTGAAACTATCGTTGATATTCTTAAAGGTTTTAATCGACAAATTAGTCATTTAGAAAATTGTGCAGATCAAATCTCTCAGGACTCTATAAATGCTATAAATGTTGTAAAAACTCAACTTTCAATTCTTGAAAAGAACCTATTAAAAAGAGTAGAGGAAATGGAAAGCGAGGTTGAATATAATGCGAACGAAACTTCAAATGCTTTTGATAAAATTTGTCTCATAAAGAGATATATCGAAAGTAAAACAGGGGATGATTTAAGCGACAGCAATAATAGCAAGCCTAATAAGATAAACAAATTTGTGAAAGCTGCGCTTTAAGATTTAATTATCTTTTTTAAAAAAAGAGTGGTAATTAGATTTTAAAATTTTTTTAAAAGGAAAAAACTTATGTTTTCAAAAAATTTTAAGATTTTTTTACTCTCTTTTTGCTTTTTTGGGTTTTTTTCTAGCGCCTCCCTTAAAGCCTATGAAGACATTCCGGCTTGTTTCAAAGATTTAGAACGCAACTTCTTTACAAGAAAAGACGTATTTCAAGCCCTGGATATGTATCCTTTAATGGTTTACACAAGCACATGGGATGCGATTTATCAAGAGATTAAATATCAGTCAGCATCCATTCCGGATAGAGTTAGAGCGGAGGCTAAACTGTTAAACCCCAATCCCTTGCAACATCCGTTCGATCCCAAGAAATCCTTAGATATCCTTAAGGTTGTTCTCTTTACTACTTTTAAAGAAGCTGTTCTAAAATATACTGTTGAGCGTTTTGATGGCGCTATGGAAACTATGTTTGATTACCTATTGGAACAAAATGAATATCAATGGCAATTATGTCTTCGATCTAAAAAGAGATAAGGATAGTCATTCCAAAAAAAATCTTACTCATTTAGATTAGCGGATTAACCATAGAATTTGTAGGAGGTTTTGTGAAACGTATTAGACTTATTGCTATTGCCTTTGTTGCGGCTTTGCAATCAATGCAATTTAATGCATCTCATGCTGAGGAAGTGCAAGAATGTTCAAGAGAATTATTGTTGTCTTATTTCCCTGAACCTTTTGTAAAAAATTCGCTCGATAAATTTGATGTGAATCAAGCTGAAAGAGCAAGCATTATCTCCGATCTTGAAAATCAGGATCAGGAAGTAATCAAAAAGGTTGAAGAAAAAGCCTCTCAAAAAGATCCGAATCCTTTAAAGACGCCTGTTAAGAGAGAAGAGGCGGTAAAGCTATTTCGTGAAACTTTATTTGAAGTTTTCTCCGATGTGATGAAAAAACATGGAGAAACCGATGATAAAAGAATTCAATTAATGCTAGATGATATTCAACATCAAAAAGCTAAGTACTTTGTTCGATGCATGGAACAGCAAAGAGGCAGCATTATTCCAACGCCTGCTTTGAATAAAAATAAAGAACCGGACACTGAAGCCGCATCAAAAGCGTCTTTAAATAAATCAAACCCAAGTAGTTATGGGGCTGATGACAAAAATAGTAATGACGACGACGATGATGATGACGACGATGACGACGAAGATGATGACGATGACGATGACGAAGATGATACCGATAGCGAAACTGATCATACTGATAAAGAATCGCTTAAGTCAGACTCGTCTTATTAAGCCCCACCTTAAGTACCCTTGTTTTTAACAAGGGTATTTTTTTTAATTTTTCAAAGCAGACCTTTCTCCACTTTTCGTAGTTTTTTGTTTAATTTTGCTTGTAAATGGTACAACTCGCTATAGTAGGGTTTAAGAATAAACTGTATTTCGGAATAAAATAATGAAAGAAAAAATAGTAAAAGCCTTTGAAATTATTACAGTAATTATATGTGCTCTTTTGTTTGCCCAGTTTCCGCTGTTTGTAAATGAGTATCAATTACGACTTGGCGGCCATGTCGATGAGCTGACTTATCAAGTTTCTTTAATGAGGGATGCTGCCAAACAATCAAGCAAAGATCTTGAAGAGTACATTTCAAAATTTGTCACAAGTAAAGATGAAGATTTTGAAAGGCAAGGGCAAATCATGTTTGCCATGTCGAAACGTTTAGAGGCTCTTTCAAATGCTTATGATTCTTTAAGAAATAGCTCGGCTCTAAGTCGTCCTTTTGCCTATTTTTTGAATGCCGATCCGCAAATATCTAAAAATGCTCTTTCCCACCATCGCTTGGGCATTCCAATTACTTTTGAAGGGGCTATTTATGCCATCATGGGGTGCTTTTTTGGTCTTTTTGTCTTTAGAGGCTTTTATCGCATGTTTGAGAGGGGAATAGACGCTTGGCAAAGCAGAAGAAGAAAACAAATAGGCACTCAGGAAAAACCTTAAGTGCCTATATAATTAATGCTTATTTGCCTTTTCGCTGCAAACTTGCATCCTTTTCTTTCCCTTTTGATTCAGTTTCTTTTTCTTTACCGGCTTCTTTTTTTTCCTCTAAAGGATAGGCTATTGACCACTGGTCTATCTCTTCATCCCTGATGCCGCCGCCAACTAAAGGAGACCGATTAAACCAAGTCTCGGTGATATGCTCCCCATTTCTTTTGCAAGCATCATGGAGCCTTTGGACTTCTTGAACTGCTATCCATAAGCTTTTTGTGGAATCCGTTTGATTATATTCAGAGAGGTTGCTTTGGATCGCTTCCAGTTGATGAGATCGATTACGATGCTCTTCTAAATAGGGTTCATAATACATACCTTTCACTTGTTCCGGGTTCATTTTTAAAATGATCGCTATCTGCTCAAGTCTTTTTTCCGGAATAACCGGGTCTAGTTCCCATTTTTTTACTTGCTCTTCGATGGCATTTTTTAGTATTTCCACATCCGGCATCAATAGAGTCTTTTTCCTCATTAATTCACCAAAAGTGGCTTTAATGAGTTGATAAGAACTTTGGAGCTCTTTTGCTTCGATCTTTCTCAAATACCTTCTTGTTTGAGCCGCAAACCCAATAAAAGCTCTTAATGAATCCACTTCATATTGAAGCGAAATCATAAGAAAGCTTTGTCTTAAAGTTGGAAGTTCTATAACTGAAAAATCAAGGAAATGCTTTCTTAATTCTTCAAGTTGTTCCCTTACTTCTTTTGTAAATTCTGTTTTTTCAAAAGCAAGAGTGTTGAATAAAATAAAATTTCCGTGGCTATTTAAGGAGTCTTCAAGACCTTTCCACTGCAATAGAATCGTCTCTAATAATTTATAACGGCTATTATGAGTATCTAATTGTTTTTCTAATCTACTTGCTATTTCAGCAGAACCAATACCTTTTAAAGCATTTGACACTGAATTAATCGCTTTCATAGGAACATCTGACACACGCTCTTCGCCGTTTTCAACTTTTTCAAGAAGAGCTAAGAAGAATTCTTCAAAATTCTTCTTTTTTTCAATCATGGTTTGTACAACCGTCGACCATTTCTTTTTGGCATCTCCGAAATCGCTAAATTCAAGGTTATTTTTGGATCCTTTTTCTTCTGCAAGCTTTCTTTTTATGTAATCCAAAGTACCTTCTAATTCACCTTTTTCTCTATGAAGATCATTTAGTTCATTCTTAATAGACTCTTGCCACTCTTTAAAAGTTCTCTTAGGGGTAGCTAGAGTGTCAATTTTTTGAATATTCAATAACTTATAGAGTTGCTCAACTTTTTTGTTGCAGTCTTGAATGATGATACGAACTGCTTCCTGGGTTAGCTCTACTGAATCGGATTCTTTCTCTGTTTCCTTATCAGTGATTTTGTCTAAGCTTGCCCCAAGAGTTGTGACAAGAGAACGCGCAAGCCTTATGTTTGCTTCTTTTCCTTCTTTTTGAGAAACGACCTCCTTTAAGTTCTCAAGCTTTGAGTGGAGAGTTTTAATTTCTTCTTGTTGCTCCTCAAATTTTGCCTTTTGAGCTTCTTCAAGGTTTTTAATTTTTTCTAAAAGCATTTCCTTTTCAGAAATTTTTTGTTTTAGCTCGGCATCAATTTTTTTAAGAAGTTCACGATCCTTAGAGAATTCTGAAGCTTTGCCTAAGCTTTCTTCTCCCAACTTGATAATTTGGTTCCTTAAAACCTTTTTGTCTTCTTCCAAAGCTTTAGCTTGAGCTTCCAACTCTTTTATTCTAGATTCGTAAGAGCTTTTTACTTCTTCTTCTATAGCTTCCACTTCTTCTCTTTCTAAGGCAGCTGATAAGGCATCTTTCAAAGAAGCTTCATCTAAACTTGCGTTACTCGCAATGTCTGGAAACACTTGCATAAACAGTTTTACACTGGGGCTAAGGACGGACGATTCAGAACTTGGTGCTGTCACGCATTTTTCGGTTGTTTCTTTAGGCGGATCTTTAGGAGAAGCCTCATCAACTGGAGCAGATGATGTTTCCTGAGAATTACTTTTTTCACCCGCATTTAAAGTAACAGCAGGTTTTGAAGCTTCTTGAGCTAA
It encodes:
- a CDS encoding bifunctional 5,10-methylenetetrahydrofolate dehydrogenase/5,10-methenyltetrahydrofolate cyclohydrolase; this encodes MLIQGSTISHNYLQSFKTAVSELLLRKPGLAVVLVGNDPASAIYVDRKIKACEVVGVLSFKRSLPENISEKDLLLEIQKLNNDPLVDGILVQLPLPPHIDSNKVISFIDPNKDVDGFHPLNMGKLLIGDTSGFVPCTPLGIKLLLEETLGNINGKHVVIIGRSIVVGKPLAALLMQREANLNCTVTVINRFSQNLKEITREADILIPAVGKPNFVTSDMVKEGATVIDVGINRIEDPQAKKGYRIVGDVDFTNVHPICEHITPVPGGVGPMTIAMLIHNTLKGFHLHNK
- the dnaN gene encoding DNA polymerase III subunit beta gives rise to the protein MKFIIATQELSYLLSKILNVVSPKATIPILANILIEAQGNEICLSATDLTVGVRCKTEAKVLKEGATTLPAKRFSQLIKELKSVNVEISTNENDVTEILSDSSRFKLFGMNKSEFPQLPDLGNAKKISIQEKDLKEMLYRTSFAVSREDNRYVLTGVCLNVENGRATFVGTDGKRLSRTFLSLPADLSFKGSYIIPLKAVEEIQKCLKDEGEASLYLMEDKIAVHSEDTMIVSKLLSGEYPDVDRVIPENPETVVTLDREELMTLLRQVSLFTADTSHSVRFSFTKGELKLTANTMDIGEGLVKMPVNYHGAKLEIAFNPNYFMDILRHNKSHLVTMGITDSFNPGVIKELMEAQEKPEKKEESAVFVLMPMRLGEE
- the recF gene encoding DNA replication/repair protein RecF (All proteins in this family for which functions are known are DNA-binding proteins that assist the filamentation of RecA onto DNA for the initiation of recombination or recombinational repair.) — protein: MHLKSLRLYQFRSFQDLCLDFSSEINGLYGKNASGKTTILEAIYFLSSGRSFRTSSLEDLIKDGKQEFHIEAAFVKHGVDHILKVSWSKSQRKIVYNRTESHNFGSLFGLFLSIPLIPEDIDLIKGQPQQRRHYIDLVIAKLDPLYVRHSFRFERAMRQRNALLKAKEFSIIEGFEREMAKSSSYIVQKRYEVIAELSQTLSSMYPRFGEKTEKINLKYETRFSLEETHEEHHFQQFVKDRHKDAYHGVTSSGPHRDDLILEINEKKAKFFGSEGQKRSVAASLKLAEYEMMRASHGVSPILLLDDIGLGFDALRKKRFFSLIREPAKDSKTPQILLSSAEIPEVEEREKGHFINLEALSR
- a CDS encoding DUF2937 family protein codes for the protein MKEKIVKAFEIITVIICALLFAQFPLFVNEYQLRLGGHVDELTYQVSLMRDAAKQSSKDLEEYISKFVTSKDEDFERQGQIMFAMSKRLEALSNAYDSLRNSSALSRPFAYFLNADPQISKNALSHHRLGIPITFEGAIYAIMGCFFGLFVFRGFYRMFERGIDAWQSRRRKQIGTQEKP
- a CDS encoding FAD:protein FMN transferase is translated as MKKILPFFLFATLFFSCDRPVKEPEVMVITGVAMTVPYKIIIEELSEKNLEGLKKRLSETFDEIDSLYNKWNKDSELSKINDLQKNERQPISKKLSSFLKTTSLFVELTENKFDPTIESIQDIWKESLNNHQLPDRDTLTLFSRGLGWDKIHLDGDFIYKDSSLTRIDLGGIAKGFAVDLLVDRFQELGLNNFYVEWGGEIKVKGQHPSGRPWRVFIAKLDDSNPNQAIAFINLNDGDALATSGDYLQYWTLKTDNGKELKLCHVIDPKTAQPLAITPASLCSVTVKANSCMAADAIATSLMLFPNYEEALKGIFSLDGLFPNLEVWMTSRNLLEN